From the genome of Ammoniphilus sp. CFH 90114, one region includes:
- a CDS encoding metal-sensitive transcriptional regulator → MYYTDEMKRRLKRLEGQVRGVLRMMEEEKDCKEVVNQLSAVRNAADKAIALVVATNLEQCIKEEQAAGRETGSFVQQAVDLLVKSR, encoded by the coding sequence ATGTATTATACAGATGAAATGAAAAGACGCTTGAAACGGCTGGAAGGACAAGTTCGAGGGGTTCTGCGCATGATGGAGGAAGAGAAGGATTGCAAGGAAGTGGTGAATCAATTATCCGCTGTTCGGAATGCAGCGGATAAGGCCATCGCACTCGTGGTGGCAACCAACTTAGAACAGTGCATTAAAGAAGAACAAGCTGCTGGTAGAGAAACCGGATCTTTCGTCCAACAAGCGGTTGATCTATTAGTCAAGAGTCGCTAA
- a CDS encoding hemolysin family protein — translation MLFNFILVMLLVFANGFFVAAEFAMVKVRNTRLETLVSEGKHRAKFAQKLTRNLDAYLSACQLGITLSSLGLGWVGEPAVAKMIEPFLKNLGFSDSLIQTIAFAIAFGMITFLHIVLGELAPKSLAIQKSEGVTMWTAVPLIVFHKVMYPFIWFLNGTANRLLRLVDIQPAGEHEAAHTEEEIRILMEESHKSGYIDKTELALVDNIFDFAERNSREIMIPRTDMICLYAEKSFEENLDIALREQMTRYPVCSPDKDNIIGFVHIKDLFAALSHGHNDLGELIRPVISVPEVMPISSLLRAMQKNRNQLAIVIDEYGGTAGLLTIEDIIEEIVGEIHDEFDEERQSIEIKDQDTFSLDGRLLLEEASDLLGFRMESEEIDTIGGWIYSQVETPPRINQRVEFEGFEFIVIEVDNLRVTRVLVKRLLSPESIHTNSVESSLSM, via the coding sequence ATGTTGTTTAATTTTATTCTTGTGATGCTTCTTGTATTTGCGAATGGTTTCTTCGTTGCTGCCGAATTTGCAATGGTGAAAGTAAGGAACACGAGACTCGAGACCCTGGTTTCAGAAGGGAAGCACAGAGCAAAATTCGCCCAAAAATTGACGAGAAATCTCGATGCTTATTTATCGGCGTGTCAATTGGGTATCACCCTTTCTTCCCTTGGATTAGGTTGGGTGGGTGAACCTGCGGTTGCAAAGATGATCGAACCATTTTTGAAGAACCTCGGTTTTTCAGACAGTTTGATTCAAACGATTGCATTTGCAATTGCCTTTGGGATGATTACGTTCCTGCACATTGTCCTTGGAGAATTAGCTCCTAAGTCGTTGGCTATTCAAAAATCAGAAGGGGTGACCATGTGGACAGCAGTACCATTAATTGTCTTCCACAAAGTCATGTATCCATTTATTTGGTTTTTAAATGGTACAGCAAACAGACTTCTTCGGCTGGTTGATATTCAGCCTGCTGGAGAACATGAAGCGGCACATACGGAAGAAGAAATTCGTATTCTCATGGAAGAAAGTCATAAGAGTGGCTACATTGATAAAACAGAATTGGCTCTAGTGGATAACATCTTTGACTTTGCAGAACGAAATTCAAGGGAAATCATGATTCCTCGGACAGATATGATTTGCTTATACGCTGAGAAATCTTTTGAAGAGAATCTAGACATCGCATTACGCGAACAAATGACGCGATACCCGGTTTGTAGTCCCGATAAAGATAATATTATTGGTTTTGTTCATATTAAGGATTTATTTGCCGCCTTGTCACATGGTCATAACGATCTAGGTGAATTAATTCGACCTGTCATTAGCGTCCCTGAAGTGATGCCCATTAGTTCTCTGTTAAGAGCCATGCAAAAGAACAGAAATCAATTGGCCATTGTGATTGATGAGTACGGAGGAACCGCAGGACTATTGACGATTGAAGATATTATTGAAGAAATTGTAGGAGAAATTCATGACGAATTTGATGAGGAGCGTCAGTCTATTGAAATAAAAGATCAAGATACCTTTTCCCTGGATGGCCGATTGCTTCTTGAAGAGGCCAGCGATTTATTAGGATTCAGAATGGAGAGCGAAGAGATCGATACGATTGGCGGATGGATCTACTCGCAAGTGGAAACGCCTCCAAGGATTAATCAAAGAGTCGAATTTGAGGGATTTGAGTTTATTGTAATAGAAGTGGATAATCTTAGGGTAACTCGTGTTTTAGTGAAAAGGTTACTATCCCCAGAGAGCATCCACACGAATAGTGTAGAATCATCTTTATCTATGTAG
- a CDS encoding DUF302 domain-containing protein produces the protein MDFHYTVTTQKTLDEAISSLEENLKAHKFGILWQLDLPAKLQEKGVETYKNPYRVLEVCNPFEAARVLNQNELVGYFLPCKIVVYESNGTTKIGLPKPTAMIGLLDDELLKDIAKDIEQVLVEVLDKSK, from the coding sequence ATGGACTTTCATTATACTGTCACCACCCAAAAGACGTTAGATGAAGCGATATCCTCATTAGAAGAAAACTTAAAAGCACACAAGTTCGGTATTCTATGGCAGCTAGATCTTCCGGCTAAGCTTCAGGAAAAAGGGGTTGAAACATATAAGAATCCTTATCGAGTTCTAGAAGTATGTAACCCGTTTGAAGCAGCTAGAGTTCTGAATCAGAATGAATTAGTGGGTTATTTCCTGCCTTGCAAAATTGTGGTTTATGAGAGCAATGGAACTACAAAAATAGGGCTTCCCAAACCGACAGCTATGATTGGCCTACTTGATGATGAATTATTGAAGGATATTGCGAAGGACATAGAACAGGTTTTGGTCGAGGTATTAGATAAAAGTAAGTAA
- a CDS encoding HAD family acid phosphatase: MKLGFDIDDTLINLREHAFHIYNKKLKQSVPIEQFHGLKQVEIHELFGLSAEQGYEMWKNSMEEIYYTSCPAYPNAIETLQELDHQGHEIYYITARSKEHGERTKKWLQENGFPVRDDRFFYGMQDQEKVEIIRELQLDYYFDDKPAVLNTLTNEKLMAIVKDQSYNRDLTIPRIRDWSELGYILNQKQDRR; encoded by the coding sequence ATGAAATTAGGTTTTGATATCGACGATACCTTAATAAATCTAAGAGAACATGCTTTTCACATTTATAATAAAAAGTTGAAGCAGAGTGTTCCCATTGAACAATTTCATGGGTTGAAGCAAGTAGAAATTCACGAACTTTTCGGATTAAGTGCGGAGCAAGGGTATGAAATGTGGAAGAATTCCATGGAGGAAATCTATTACACGTCTTGTCCAGCTTACCCTAACGCTATCGAAACTTTACAAGAACTTGATCACCAAGGGCATGAAATTTACTATATAACGGCTAGATCCAAGGAGCATGGGGAACGAACCAAAAAATGGTTACAAGAAAACGGCTTTCCTGTGCGAGATGACCGATTCTTCTACGGCATGCAGGATCAGGAAAAAGTAGAGATCATAAGAGAACTGCAACTCGATTATTACTTCGATGATAAGCCTGCCGTCTTGAATACATTGACGAACGAGAAGCTAATGGCGATCGTGAAAGATCAATCTTATAATCGAGATTTGACTATACCACGCATTCGTGATTGGTCTGAGTTAGGGTATATCCTTAACCAGAAGCAAGATCGTCGCTAA
- a CDS encoding HPr family phosphocarrier protein, which yields MNEERLIEKELSNRLFQELDREKLILFVQEANQFQSYILLKNENLQLNGKSVLSMIHIHSFLEGERIWLTAKGDDAEQAVARLVQVLYKCRGKKSVDEGYQN from the coding sequence ATGAACGAAGAGCGTCTCATAGAAAAAGAGCTTTCTAACCGGTTATTTCAAGAGTTGGATCGAGAAAAATTGATCTTATTTGTACAAGAAGCCAATCAATTTCAAAGTTATATTCTCCTTAAGAATGAGAACTTACAACTGAATGGTAAAAGCGTGCTAAGTATGATTCACATTCATTCCTTTTTGGAGGGTGAACGTATCTGGTTAACGGCTAAAGGTGATGATGCAGAACAGGCTGTAGCACGTTTGGTTCAGGTCTTATACAAATGTAGGGGGAAGAAATCTGTCGATGAAGGTTATCAAAACTAA
- a CDS encoding class I SAM-dependent methyltransferase: MSERRFDPAKLAKLDNPERRKALPPEKLLESLEIGEYEDILDLGAGTGYFTIPAAQLTKGKVYALDVEPMMIDVLKERVQEQGLENVEYVQGVIEDIPLQDSVADHIIASFVLHEVEPLSKGLQEIYRTLKENGTCFCLEWEKVESEQGPPLHHRIHSTDMEEAMKKEGFQIVSKSFPTAAHYVLIARK, encoded by the coding sequence ATGTCAGAACGTCGATTTGACCCAGCAAAACTAGCGAAACTCGATAATCCCGAAAGGAGAAAAGCGCTTCCGCCTGAGAAGCTGCTAGAATCTTTGGAGATCGGGGAGTATGAGGATATTTTGGACTTGGGTGCAGGTACAGGGTATTTTACTATACCCGCTGCGCAACTAACGAAAGGGAAAGTGTATGCTCTTGATGTCGAACCTATGATGATAGATGTCCTAAAAGAGAGAGTCCAGGAACAGGGTCTTGAGAACGTCGAGTATGTTCAAGGAGTAATCGAAGACATCCCGCTTCAGGACTCTGTTGCCGATCATATCATTGCCTCCTTTGTATTGCATGAAGTGGAGCCCCTCTCGAAAGGTCTTCAGGAGATATACAGAACTCTTAAAGAAAATGGTACGTGTTTCTGCTTAGAATGGGAAAAGGTAGAATCGGAACAAGGCCCGCCACTGCATCACCGCATACATTCTACAGATATGGAAGAAGCCATGAAAAAGGAAGGCTTCCAGATTGTCTCAAAGTCATTTCCTACTGCAGCGCATTATGTATTGATTGCAAGGAAATAA
- a CDS encoding hemolysin family protein, with amino-acid sequence MSVEIIILVFLIILNAFFAASEIALISLNDNKVKMLAEAGDKKAKLLQSLLEEPSRFLATIQVGITLAGFLASAFAAGSFAGSLANFLYNMGVPLSTQWLETISVVIITLILSYFTLVLGELVPKRIAMQKAEPIAMFVVQPLTILSKITSPFVKLLTYSTNGMVRLFGIDPHANDEQVTEEEIRMMVDVGEERGVIQIAEKMMINNIFEFDNTMVSDIMTHRTNLFALSLEMTFDEIMRLANREKYTRFPVYEDHVDNIVGILHTKDLLQFIEERKGEEEFSFKSIIRHPYFVPSSRKASDLLKDFQKNKVHMAVVIDEYGGTAGIVTVEDLIEEIVGNIFDEHDEDESEVIRVDENTFILNGTLSLHDVERILDIDFKTDEFDTLSGYLIGQIGSLPNVQKDMSIHFEGHIFTVEDADDKRITKVKVTRTEISE; translated from the coding sequence TTGTCTGTTGAAATTATCATTCTAGTCTTTCTTATTATTTTAAATGCTTTTTTTGCTGCATCAGAAATTGCTCTCATCTCCTTAAATGATAATAAAGTGAAGATGCTAGCTGAGGCGGGAGATAAGAAGGCAAAACTCTTGCAAAGTTTATTAGAGGAGCCAAGCAGGTTCTTGGCCACCATCCAAGTGGGTATTACGTTGGCAGGTTTCTTGGCAAGTGCATTTGCAGCCGGTAGTTTTGCAGGGAGTTTAGCGAATTTCCTGTATAATATGGGAGTTCCCCTTTCTACACAATGGCTTGAAACGATTTCTGTTGTCATCATCACCTTGATCCTATCTTATTTTACTTTGGTGCTAGGTGAACTGGTTCCCAAAAGAATAGCGATGCAAAAAGCAGAGCCGATTGCCATGTTTGTGGTTCAGCCTTTGACGATCTTGTCCAAAATCACTTCCCCTTTTGTTAAGTTGCTTACGTATTCTACGAATGGGATGGTTAGGCTATTTGGAATTGATCCTCATGCTAATGATGAGCAAGTCACAGAAGAGGAAATACGAATGATGGTAGATGTGGGGGAAGAGCGAGGAGTTATTCAGATTGCTGAGAAGATGATGATTAACAATATTTTTGAATTTGACAATACCATGGTGTCAGATATTATGACTCATCGTACGAACTTGTTTGCCTTATCATTAGAAATGACGTTCGATGAAATCATGCGATTGGCTAATCGGGAGAAGTATACACGTTTTCCAGTGTATGAAGATCATGTAGACAACATTGTAGGGATTCTTCATACTAAGGATTTGCTTCAATTTATAGAGGAAAGAAAGGGTGAAGAGGAGTTCAGTTTTAAAAGTATTATTCGTCACCCTTATTTTGTTCCCAGTTCAAGAAAAGCGAGTGATTTACTGAAGGATTTTCAAAAGAACAAAGTGCATATGGCAGTGGTTATTGACGAATACGGGGGTACGGCTGGGATTGTAACAGTCGAGGATTTGATTGAGGAGATTGTGGGAAATATCTTTGACGAACATGACGAGGACGAGTCTGAGGTTATTCGAGTAGATGAAAATACTTTTATTTTGAACGGGACGTTGAGTTTGCACGATGTGGAAAGGATCCTCGATATCGATTTCAAGACAGACGAGTTCGATACGCTTAGCGGTTATTTGATTGGTCAAATAGGAAGCCTGCCAAATGTACAGAAGGACATGTCCATTCATTTTGAAGGTCATATCTTTACGGTTGAGGATGCCGATGATAAGCGAATAACCAAAGTGAAGGTCACAAGAACTGAAATATCAGAATGA
- a CDS encoding rhodanese-like domain-containing protein, whose translation MESTTVINIILYVLLGWFLFTRFAPVRGLINLTEQEFASHLSKGVLLDVREPHEFQGGYIQGAKNIPLSQLKARIGEIPKERPVLLYCRSGMRSKQAAKVLAKSGYSDLAHLKGGMMAWKGKTRK comes from the coding sequence ATGGAAAGTACAACGGTAATCAATATAATCCTTTATGTATTGCTGGGGTGGTTCCTCTTTACCCGTTTTGCACCGGTAAGAGGCTTGATAAATCTAACTGAGCAAGAGTTTGCCTCACACCTATCTAAGGGGGTCTTACTTGATGTTCGGGAGCCGCATGAGTTCCAAGGGGGATATATACAAGGAGCAAAAAATATTCCTCTATCCCAGTTGAAAGCGAGAATAGGGGAAATTCCTAAAGAACGTCCTGTCTTACTGTATTGCCGAAGCGGGATGAGAAGTAAACAAGCAGCTAAAGTTCTAGCCAAGAGTGGTTATTCAGACCTCGCCCATCTAAAAGGGGGAATGATGGCCTGGAAGGGGAAGACTAGAAAATGA